In a genomic window of Thermosynechococcus sp. CL-1:
- a CDS encoding serine/threonine phosphatase, which yields MPTAQTDQNLKLWWGVLYPAYTDHPILAVPNRNSEGTVFEQDTNPPNAAVFFDPQHRYQRWDHRYACDLPQLVQDLQPEKPTLLEALRETAQDWAQGLNILDPSVVIPHLQAQYPDLSAVAIAYLALHLVYPETIPAIHDAWLDTVSTSNLPANYCHGIILDYNHTARPLQDVWQDDNISDGQIFQYLEDMIELWKTLEPWHCHYSLLTVRNLAVNPDDQLRLHQLDFTLPLVKTFERPTPPPSLVTVWEELFRHASSRRQAVFMPLLVSLSTAPLEKISEIQMLLDSLASTLRNEPLPDFEEETGESTGDLINELPDITLSSESPEEDHTAIEDAPTVLLPRQLVQVDVAAQTDTGRDRHHNEDFYLIDHRQQVRLTPQGQQLDVQGLYVLCDGMGGHAEGEIASSLATKTIHEYFEQTWPWQGELPSAEEVRKAIYRANEVIFATNDQKGKTGSGRMGTTLVMALVHNYHLRLGHVGDSRIYRFTKRQGLQQLTIDHEVGQRLIQQGVEPEIAYGRPDAYQLTQALGPRNNEAIYPEVIDLDIEEDTLVLLCSDGLSDNRCLETHIISHLVPMLDFSIPLNQSLHKLIDMGNQVNGHDNLTAIALRFKLRSVLNALF from the coding sequence ATGCCTACCGCTCAAACTGATCAAAACCTCAAACTTTGGTGGGGCGTTCTCTATCCTGCCTATACCGATCACCCCATTTTGGCTGTCCCCAACCGTAACTCTGAGGGAACTGTGTTTGAGCAGGACACCAATCCTCCCAATGCCGCTGTCTTTTTTGACCCCCAGCACCGCTACCAACGCTGGGATCACCGTTACGCCTGTGATTTGCCCCAACTGGTGCAGGATCTACAGCCTGAGAAACCGACGCTCTTAGAAGCCCTCCGCGAAACGGCTCAGGATTGGGCACAGGGGTTAAACATTCTCGACCCCAGTGTGGTCATTCCCCATTTGCAAGCTCAATACCCTGACCTCAGTGCGGTGGCGATCGCCTACCTTGCCTTGCACCTTGTCTATCCCGAAACCATTCCAGCCATTCACGATGCGTGGCTAGATACCGTTTCCACAAGCAACTTACCGGCCAACTACTGCCACGGCATTATTCTCGACTACAATCACACAGCGCGCCCTCTGCAAGATGTCTGGCAAGACGACAACATTTCCGATGGGCAAATTTTTCAGTACCTAGAGGACATGATTGAGCTGTGGAAGACTCTAGAACCGTGGCACTGCCATTATTCCTTGCTCACAGTTAGGAATTTAGCCGTCAACCCTGACGATCAATTGCGGCTGCATCAACTGGACTTCACCTTGCCCTTAGTGAAAACCTTTGAGCGACCCACGCCACCCCCCAGCCTCGTTACTGTTTGGGAAGAGTTATTTCGCCATGCCTCTAGTCGTCGTCAAGCCGTTTTTATGCCGCTCTTGGTCTCCTTGAGCACGGCTCCTCTGGAGAAAATCTCAGAAATTCAGATGTTGCTCGACTCTCTCGCCTCCACCCTGCGCAATGAACCTCTGCCAGACTTTGAGGAGGAGACAGGTGAAAGTACGGGTGACTTGATTAATGAACTGCCAGACATCACCCTCTCATCAGAATCACCAGAAGAGGATCATACCGCTATTGAGGATGCACCCACTGTCCTCTTACCGCGGCAACTGGTTCAAGTGGATGTTGCTGCCCAGACAGACACCGGGCGCGATCGCCACCACAACGAGGATTTTTACCTGATTGATCATCGGCAGCAAGTGCGTCTCACCCCCCAAGGGCAGCAGTTGGATGTTCAGGGACTTTACGTGCTCTGTGACGGCATGGGGGGGCATGCAGAAGGTGAAATTGCCAGTTCCCTTGCCACTAAAACTATTCACGAATACTTTGAACAGACATGGCCGTGGCAGGGAGAACTCCCTAGCGCTGAAGAGGTTCGCAAGGCCATTTACCGTGCCAATGAAGTCATTTTTGCCACTAATGATCAAAAAGGGAAAACCGGCAGTGGCCGCATGGGGACAACGCTGGTCATGGCTCTAGTGCATAACTACCACCTACGCCTTGGCCATGTCGGTGATAGTCGCATTTACCGCTTTACCAAACGTCAAGGACTGCAACAACTCACCATTGATCACGAAGTCGGTCAACGTCTTATCCAACAGGGGGTCGAGCCGGAAATTGCCTATGGCCGCCCCGATGCCTACCAACTCACCCAAGCCCTCGGCCCTCGCAACAATGAGGCCATCTACCCAGAAGTCATCGACCTAGACATCGAAGAAGATACCTTGGTTTTACTTTGCTCCGATGGTCTGTCCGATAATCGCTGCCTTGAAACCCATATCATTAGCCACTTAGTTCCGATGCTCGACTTTAGTATCCCCCTCAATCAGTCGCTCCATAAATTGATTGATATGGGGAATCAAGTCAATGGCCACGATAACTTGACGGCGATCGCCCTCCGCTTCAAATTGCGCTCTGTTCTTAACGCCCTATTTTAG
- a CDS encoding TIGR03279 family radical SAM protein, with protein sequence MSDRALRPAVVAAVEPGSIAAELGFEPGDALVAINGDRPRDLIDYRFLCAEEYLTLEILGKDGQTYVLEIEKDIDEDLGLEFTTALFDGLMQCNNRCPFCFIDQQPPGKRESLYAKDDDYRLSFLYGSYITLTNLLPSEWQRIARLRLSPLYVSVHATVASVRQRLLKNPRAGEILQQIRWFQEQRLQLHAQVVVCPGINDGECLEQTLRDLAQFYDPEEPTVLSVAVVPVGLTRFRPAEDELIPVTPDHAQAVIQRVQALQQRFEQQWQTPFAWLADEWFLIAGSPLPPAAHYQDYPQLSNGVGTIRLFLEEFELHAQQLPQRLPQPRHLSWVVGNTVEQAFAPLVARLNQIENLRLDLYALASDYWGQQMSVTGLLTGHDLIYHLKGKPLGDRLLLPSLMLKHDEPVFLDDVPLATVEEALGVPIQVVSGGAAGIIAACTHPENA encoded by the coding sequence ATGAGCGATCGCGCCCTTCGCCCGGCTGTTGTAGCTGCTGTGGAACCCGGCTCTATTGCCGCTGAGTTGGGATTTGAACCCGGTGATGCGTTGGTGGCCATTAATGGCGATCGCCCCCGCGATTTGATTGATTATCGGTTTCTCTGTGCCGAGGAATACCTCACCCTCGAAATACTGGGCAAAGACGGCCAAACCTACGTTCTCGAAATTGAAAAAGACATTGATGAAGATTTAGGACTGGAGTTTACCACTGCCCTCTTTGATGGGTTGATGCAGTGCAACAATCGCTGCCCTTTTTGTTTTATTGATCAGCAGCCCCCCGGCAAACGGGAAAGCCTCTACGCCAAGGATGACGACTACCGCCTCAGCTTCCTCTACGGCAGCTACATTACCCTGACGAACCTGCTTCCCTCAGAATGGCAACGCATTGCTCGCTTGCGCCTTTCTCCCCTCTATGTCTCTGTCCATGCCACAGTAGCCAGTGTTCGCCAACGCCTACTGAAAAATCCACGGGCGGGGGAAATTCTGCAACAGATTCGCTGGTTTCAAGAGCAACGGCTGCAACTCCATGCCCAAGTGGTTGTCTGTCCGGGGATTAATGACGGCGAGTGCCTCGAGCAAACACTGCGGGATTTAGCCCAGTTCTATGATCCTGAAGAGCCAACCGTGCTCTCGGTGGCGGTGGTGCCCGTGGGACTGACCCGCTTTCGCCCTGCTGAGGATGAACTGATTCCCGTCACCCCTGATCATGCCCAAGCGGTGATTCAACGGGTACAGGCGCTCCAACAGCGGTTTGAACAGCAGTGGCAAACCCCCTTTGCTTGGCTAGCAGATGAATGGTTCTTGATTGCCGGATCGCCCTTACCCCCCGCCGCCCACTATCAGGACTATCCGCAACTCAGTAATGGCGTGGGAACGATTCGCCTGTTTTTAGAAGAGTTTGAGCTTCACGCCCAACAGCTTCCCCAACGCTTACCGCAGCCGCGTCATCTGAGTTGGGTGGTGGGTAATACCGTGGAACAGGCCTTTGCACCCTTGGTGGCTCGCCTTAACCAAATTGAGAACCTGCGCCTTGATCTCTATGCCCTTGCTAGCGACTATTGGGGACAGCAGATGTCCGTGACAGGGCTATTAACCGGCCATGATTTGATCTATCACCTGAAGGGCAAACCCTTGGGCGATCGCCTGCTTCTGCCCAGTCTGATGCTCAAGCACGATGAACCCGTTTTTCTCGATGATGTGCCTTTAGCCACTGTGGAGGAAGCACTAGGGGTCCCCATTCAAGTGGTCTCTGGTGGCGCGGCAGGGATTATTGCTGCTTGTACTCACCCCGAAAATGCCTGA
- the hemC gene encoding hydroxymethylbilane synthase, with protein sequence MIATSSRPVRIGSRKSQLALVQTEWVQAQLQAHYRDRAFEVVTMTTQGDNILDVALAKIGDKGLFTKELELSMLRGETDLAVHSLKDLPTKLPDGLVLGAITEREDPADALILGAKWTGHTIDTLPEGTVIGTSSLRRLAQLRHHYPHLTFKDVRGNLNTRLAKLDAGEYDALILAVAGLRRLGFGDRISQVLPATVSLYAVGQGALGIECRADDADILALVKTLEHPETAARCLAERAFLRQLEGGCQVPIGVHTVIENGQLTLTGLVASLDGQRLVKDSLTGDAATAEELGTRLALKLREQGASEILEEIFATARLER encoded by the coding sequence ATGATTGCCACCTCATCCCGTCCGGTTCGCATTGGTTCCCGCAAAAGTCAACTGGCTCTCGTGCAAACAGAATGGGTACAGGCGCAACTGCAAGCCCACTATCGCGATCGCGCCTTTGAGGTGGTGACCATGACCACCCAAGGAGACAATATCCTTGATGTCGCCCTTGCCAAAATTGGCGATAAAGGCCTCTTTACCAAAGAGCTAGAACTCTCAATGCTGCGGGGTGAGACCGATTTGGCCGTTCACTCCCTCAAGGACTTACCCACCAAGTTGCCCGATGGTTTAGTTTTAGGCGCGATTACTGAGCGGGAAGACCCAGCAGATGCCCTTATTTTAGGTGCAAAATGGACAGGACACACCATTGATACCCTACCTGAAGGCACGGTCATTGGTACTTCGTCACTGCGTCGCTTGGCACAGTTGCGCCACCACTACCCCCATCTCACGTTTAAGGATGTGCGGGGCAATCTAAATACTCGCTTGGCCAAATTAGATGCTGGGGAATACGATGCCTTGATTTTGGCGGTGGCTGGCCTGCGGCGTTTGGGCTTTGGCGATCGCATTAGCCAAGTCTTACCCGCAACAGTCTCCCTTTATGCCGTGGGTCAGGGCGCCTTGGGCATTGAATGCCGCGCCGACGATGCTGACATTTTAGCCTTGGTCAAGACCCTTGAACATCCAGAAACAGCAGCCCGTTGCCTAGCAGAGCGAGCCTTCCTACGGCAATTGGAAGGGGGCTGTCAAGTGCCCATTGGGGTGCATACGGTGATTGAGAATGGTCAACTCACCCTCACAGGATTGGTCGCCAGTCTCGATGGCCAACGCCTTGTCAAGGACAGTCTTACAGGAGATGCCGCCACAGCCGAAGAACTGGGGACGCGCCTTGCTTTGAAGCTGCGGGAACAGGGAGCCTCAGAGATTTTGGAAGAGATTTTTGCTACTGCCCGTCTCGAGCGTTAG
- the psb35 gene encoding photosystem II assembly protein Psb35, which translates to MLTRTIMGSLGISFTVGAGNFVPFYGVLLLGLVAAVSIGLIAWYNSKRPPGWENADRPSFIPKLNLEESESNPTPDETTDS; encoded by the coding sequence ATGTTAACGAGGACGATAATGGGGTCATTGGGGATTAGCTTTACCGTTGGTGCAGGTAACTTTGTCCCCTTTTATGGGGTGTTGTTGCTGGGTCTTGTGGCGGCCGTGAGTATTGGCCTCATTGCATGGTACAACTCGAAGCGTCCCCCCGGTTGGGAAAATGCCGATCGCCCCAGTTTTATTCCCAAGTTGAATCTCGAAGAGTCTGAGTCCAATCCCACCCCTGATGAGACAACAGATTCGTGA
- a CDS encoding cyclic peptide export ABC transporter, with protein sequence MKLFRILLRAAWPTIVAAAIAGLLNGGSTAALIALINAALQKTPALQRLLPWGFILLGTLLLLTHFSAQVLLVRAAQQAVYEMRLLLSRQILASPLRQLEAIGNPQLLATLTEDVDAVSRSFSVLPNLFNAIAIVIGCLIYMGWLSPPLFFALVGLIVIGTGSYLFLAGRARKFLERARQQQDHLFQHFRTLTEGNKELKLNRQRRLAFFYRELEPIAQKTRQQNELGYMVFAIAASWGQLLLFVTIGFFLFTLPHLLGATPTVLSGYVLTIIYLMLPMQQVIDAIPVFSRASVALKKVESLQLSLGDPRQNLNDTGELPPLGWKTLSLRQIRHQYRSGHGDEPATFTLGPLSLTVEAGELLFIVGGNGSGKSTLAKIITGLYIPDQGEIWVDDHCLQPEDYEWYRQHFATVFSDFYLFESLLGIESPERLAAVPAYLEKLRLSHKVRLEGNRFSTTSLSQGERKRLGLLMAYLDDRPAYLFDEWAADQDPLFRDIFYRQLLPELKAQGKTVFVISHDDRYFDVADRLIKLDYGQLVT encoded by the coding sequence GTGAAGCTTTTTCGGATTCTTTTACGGGCGGCTTGGCCGACGATTGTTGCGGCAGCGATCGCTGGCCTTCTCAACGGTGGCAGTACGGCTGCGCTCATTGCCCTGATCAATGCTGCCCTCCAAAAAACCCCTGCCCTCCAGCGCCTCTTACCTTGGGGATTTATTCTCCTCGGCACGCTCCTACTGCTGACCCACTTTAGCGCCCAAGTGCTCCTGGTGCGGGCTGCCCAACAGGCAGTTTATGAAATGCGCCTCCTCCTCAGCCGCCAGATTCTCGCTTCACCCCTACGCCAGTTAGAAGCCATTGGCAATCCGCAACTCCTTGCAACGCTGACAGAGGACGTGGATGCCGTCTCCCGTTCCTTTTCTGTCCTGCCCAATCTTTTTAATGCCATTGCCATTGTTATTGGCTGCCTGATTTACATGGGTTGGTTGTCGCCGCCCCTCTTTTTTGCCCTTGTGGGCTTGATTGTCATTGGTACTGGCAGCTACTTGTTTCTAGCGGGCAGAGCACGCAAATTCCTAGAGCGGGCACGGCAGCAACAGGATCACCTCTTTCAACACTTTCGGACACTCACTGAGGGCAACAAAGAACTCAAGCTCAATCGGCAACGGCGGTTGGCCTTCTTTTATCGGGAATTGGAACCCATTGCTCAGAAAACACGGCAGCAAAACGAGCTAGGGTACATGGTCTTTGCCATTGCTGCCAGTTGGGGGCAGTTGCTGCTCTTTGTTACCATTGGCTTCTTTCTCTTTACGCTGCCCCATTTGCTGGGAGCCACACCCACAGTTCTCTCAGGGTATGTTCTGACGATCATTTACCTCATGCTGCCGATGCAACAGGTGATTGATGCCATTCCGGTATTTAGTCGTGCCAGCGTTGCCCTCAAGAAGGTGGAATCCCTACAACTGAGCCTTGGAGATCCGCGCCAAAACCTCAACGATACAGGCGAACTCCCTCCCCTTGGCTGGAAAACCCTCTCTCTGCGGCAGATCCGTCATCAGTACCGCAGTGGCCATGGGGATGAACCTGCGACCTTTACCCTCGGCCCTTTGAGTTTGACCGTGGAGGCTGGGGAACTCCTTTTTATTGTCGGTGGCAACGGCAGCGGCAAGTCAACGCTAGCGAAAATTATTACAGGACTCTACATTCCCGATCAGGGGGAAATTTGGGTGGATGATCACTGTTTGCAGCCTGAGGACTACGAATGGTATCGCCAACACTTTGCCACCGTTTTTAGTGACTTTTATCTTTTTGAGTCATTGTTGGGCATTGAGTCCCCCGAACGCCTAGCAGCCGTCCCAGCATATCTTGAAAAATTGCGCCTCAGCCACAAAGTTCGCCTAGAAGGCAACCGCTTCTCTACGACATCTCTTTCCCAAGGGGAGCGCAAGCGTTTGGGGTTGTTGATGGCCTACCTTGATGATCGCCCCGCCTACCTCTTTGATGAATGGGCAGCGGATCAAGATCCCCTCTTTCGGGATATTTTCTACCGCCAACTCCTCCCTGAGCTAAAGGCTCAGGGCAAAACGGTATTTGTGATTAGCCATGACGATCGCTACTTTGACGTGGCCGATCGCCTGATCAAACTCGACTATGGCCAACTCGTGACCTAG
- a CDS encoding CHAT domain-containing protein: MNSQCLTKVLPYSWVILTSLTSFLGTPALAEITPAPNATGTTVETVNHQFNIGGGQRSADGQNLFHLFRDFNVQQGQIANFLSTPQIRNILAGVNGGSASYINGVLQVTGGNSHLYLLNPAGIVFGPNAQLNLPAAFHASTAQRVHFGNGLFDLNGSNTYSQLNGSPIGFEFANRGILINEGNLRVNDGQSLTLMAHQVINTGTLGATGGTVNVVAVPESGLVRISQEGMLLSLEIPKERLPAAGIIQPIDLPTLLTGGNGYPAVNSVIQNPDGTIHLVHDSTKIPLTTNTAVIGGTIDVSHTTGAGGKITIAGQGSNIALINAQLNAAGNTGGGTILIGGDYLGGTTGTGRLGSSFNAQNLFVNAGTLLNADATHQGNGGTIINWAEHNTRFYGQISSRGGALGGDGGFVEVSSKQFLDFQGRVDTTALNGNTGTLLLDPTDIYISNSMYDLNITSSSPFKALSNFPSVSVLTIGTLLSALKSTNVVITTDSTANSTGNIYVETSISSSSTNSLTLQADNDIIIGYPISLQGSLVLQAQGVIQNQSSFNNPINISAANISANAPIQTNGANITLQASGNIFLPSSGNVLSTSGGSINLQSSGGTISLGGLVNASAGSIQFSGNTTLLNSTSFSGKNITFNGNINGNHSLNIDSTGQTAVSGTVNTASLSINALGNIQLNNVTTSSDISLDSVLKITAGNLQVTQSSGTIGVVAFNDITLGNLISAGGAIAVFSGSGGISTGNINSNGGFVYLDSITDITTGNITTRGGDLAAVAYRGALTTGNINTAGSGGNVTLFAPTITTGDIFTNGGNFLAWTGDFPIPTSRGTIDPIPDDDLTLPDLFTNLQTIPSGNLTLGHLTTGGGDVNLRGGNLVFNWIKAGAGSVDIYAQNSLRGLGTFVFNGVPTTVWGDSVNIFINNATPFLVGNSERNGTAGAIQAEGSIIPVPTTLSGLVEVGNIRFENTGQNVVDSSLISPEEANPLLEPPTPVIPDPLKVPSVPPEILLTRDIETALASNNIEGALALLDLRGCLEVSSYLERTCDRQDFSLEDLQAALNEIAKQTGKKPAVIYTLARPDQFDLISVTPEGRPLYTPLQGVGRQQLLKTVDTFINRVRDPRLINTRTYLPAAQQLYQWLIDPLRAKLNAQGIDTLVFVLDSGMRSIPLAALHDGQNFLVEQFSTALVPSIRLMDIRYRSIQQEPILAMGASEFPDQSPLPMAPLEVAQIVKNLGGGQAFLNEAFTIANFRQQRRQGLYPVIHLATHAEFQPGAAENSYIAFRDGRLNLLQFQGLQLNRPQAEFLTLSACRTAVGDLDAELGFAGLAVQAGAKSVLASLWYVSDEGTLALMTTFYDLLNTVPIKAEALRQAQLAMLRGNIRIQDNELQTIRGRIPLPPEVTQGAGRRSLDHPYYWAAFTMVGVPW; the protein is encoded by the coding sequence ATGAATTCTCAATGCTTAACAAAAGTGTTGCCCTACAGCTGGGTGATCCTGACTAGCTTGACCTCTTTTCTTGGCACACCCGCCCTTGCTGAAATTACCCCCGCTCCCAATGCCACTGGCACCACCGTAGAAACCGTCAACCATCAGTTCAACATTGGTGGCGGACAACGTTCTGCCGATGGCCAAAACCTTTTTCACCTGTTTCGTGATTTCAATGTCCAGCAGGGGCAAATCGCCAACTTTCTTTCTACCCCGCAAATTCGCAACATTCTTGCTGGCGTCAATGGTGGCAGTGCTAGTTATATCAACGGCGTGCTGCAAGTTACAGGCGGAAACAGTCATCTCTACCTCCTGAATCCTGCAGGTATTGTTTTTGGTCCGAATGCGCAGTTGAATCTACCAGCGGCATTCCATGCCTCGACAGCCCAGCGCGTTCACTTTGGCAATGGCCTCTTTGATCTCAATGGTTCAAACACCTACAGCCAACTCAATGGCTCCCCGATTGGCTTTGAATTTGCCAATAGAGGCATCCTAATTAATGAAGGCAATCTTAGGGTTAATGACGGTCAATCCCTGACCCTGATGGCGCATCAGGTGATCAATACAGGTACCCTTGGCGCAACGGGGGGCACGGTCAATGTTGTGGCGGTACCTGAATCAGGTCTGGTGCGCATTTCCCAAGAGGGCATGCTCCTCAGTCTAGAGATTCCCAAAGAGCGATTGCCCGCCGCAGGCATTATTCAGCCAATTGATCTCCCGACGTTACTCACAGGGGGTAATGGCTATCCTGCCGTCAATAGCGTGATTCAAAATCCAGATGGCACGATTCATTTAGTTCACGACAGTACCAAGATTCCCCTAACCACAAATACAGCAGTCATTGGCGGCACGATAGATGTGAGTCATACCACTGGCGCCGGGGGTAAAATCACCATTGCTGGCCAAGGCAGTAATATTGCTCTGATTAATGCTCAACTGAATGCTGCGGGTAATACAGGGGGCGGCACAATTCTCATTGGTGGTGACTACCTAGGGGGAACAACAGGAACCGGCCGGCTGGGCAGTAGCTTCAATGCACAAAACCTTTTTGTTAATGCCGGTACTCTTTTGAATGCTGATGCCACCCATCAGGGTAACGGGGGCACAATTATCAATTGGGCAGAGCACAACACGCGTTTTTATGGCCAGATCAGTAGCCGTGGCGGTGCCCTTGGGGGAGATGGCGGCTTTGTCGAAGTTTCCAGCAAACAGTTTCTGGATTTTCAAGGCAGAGTCGATACCACTGCCCTAAATGGCAACACAGGAACATTATTACTTGATCCAACAGACATATATATCAGTAATAGCATGTATGATTTGAACATTACTTCCTCTTCGCCCTTTAAAGCATTATCAAACTTTCCTTCAGTTTCTGTGTTAACTATAGGAACGCTGTTATCAGCACTCAAGTCCACAAACGTTGTGATAACAACAGACAGTACTGCAAATTCTACTGGGAATATCTATGTAGAAACCTCAATTTCCAGCAGCTCGACAAACTCACTCACGCTACAGGCTGATAATGATATCATCATCGGCTACCCCATCTCGCTTCAGGGGAGCTTGGTATTACAAGCACAGGGAGTGATTCAAAATCAATCATCCTTCAATAATCCAATTAATATCAGTGCAGCAAACATTAGTGCCAATGCTCCCATACAAACTAATGGCGCCAATATCACCCTCCAAGCTAGTGGCAATATCTTCCTTCCTTCTAGTGGCAATGTTCTCAGTACATCAGGTGGAAGTATTAATCTACAGAGTAGTGGGGGTACGATTTCCCTTGGAGGTTTAGTTAATGCATCTGCAGGCAGTATCCAATTCAGTGGTAACACAACTCTACTAAACTCAACGAGCTTTTCAGGGAAAAATATTACATTCAATGGCAATATCAATGGCAATCATTCTTTGAATATTGACTCAACAGGTCAAACCGCAGTTTCAGGAACAGTCAACACTGCAAGTCTAAGCATCAATGCTCTTGGTAATATTCAGTTGAACAATGTCACCACTAGTTCAGATATTAGTCTAGACTCTGTACTTAAGATTACTGCTGGTAATTTGCAAGTAACTCAAAGTAGTGGTACTATCGGCGTAGTTGCTTTTAATGACATCACTCTCGGCAACCTAATCAGTGCAGGCGGAGCGATCGCAGTCTTTTCAGGAAGCGGGGGTATTTCAACTGGCAATATCAACAGCAACGGTGGTTTTGTTTATCTTGATTCCATAACTGACATAACAACTGGTAATATCACGACTCGCGGGGGTGATTTGGCTGCTGTTGCCTACAGGGGTGCTTTAACAACAGGTAATATCAATACAGCTGGCAGTGGTGGCAATGTTACACTGTTTGCGCCTACGATTACGACGGGTGATATCTTCACCAACGGTGGTAACTTCTTAGCTTGGACTGGTGATTTCCCTATTCCAACCTCTAGAGGTACGATTGATCCAATTCCGGATGATGATTTAACACTGCCTGATCTATTCACTAATCTCCAGACAATACCCAGCGGCAACTTAACGCTGGGTCATTTGACGACTGGTGGTGGGGATGTCAACCTAAGGGGAGGCAATCTAGTTTTCAACTGGATTAAGGCTGGGGCGGGCAGTGTTGATATTTATGCGCAAAATTCACTGCGTGGCTTGGGTACGTTTGTTTTCAATGGTGTGCCTACCACGGTATGGGGTGACTCAGTGAATATCTTTATCAACAATGCTACTCCATTTTTAGTGGGCAATTCCGAAAGGAATGGAACTGCAGGGGCAATTCAAGCCGAGGGATCGATTATTCCTGTACCCACAACGCTTTCAGGTCTTGTGGAGGTCGGAAATATTCGTTTTGAAAATACAGGTCAAAATGTTGTCGATAGCAGCTTGATTTCTCCTGAAGAAGCCAATCCACTATTAGAACCCCCTACACCAGTCATCCCAGACCCCCTTAAAGTACCCAGCGTTCCCCCTGAAATTCTCTTAACTAGAGATATCGAGACTGCCCTAGCTAGCAATAACATTGAAGGTGCACTGGCGTTACTCGATCTACGGGGCTGTCTAGAAGTTAGCAGTTATCTAGAACGTACCTGTGATAGGCAGGATTTCTCCCTTGAGGATTTGCAGGCAGCCCTCAATGAAATTGCCAAGCAAACAGGTAAAAAGCCAGCGGTCATTTACACCCTAGCCCGGCCTGACCAATTTGATCTCATCTCGGTTACCCCAGAGGGGAGGCCGCTTTATACACCGCTGCAGGGAGTGGGGCGTCAACAGTTATTAAAAACAGTGGATACTTTTATTAACAGGGTGCGTGATCCACGCCTGATCAATACCCGTACTTACCTACCGGCGGCACAACAGCTTTACCAATGGTTGATTGACCCTTTGCGTGCTAAATTGAATGCCCAGGGCATTGACACACTGGTCTTTGTTCTAGACAGTGGTATGCGTAGCATTCCCTTGGCAGCGCTCCATGATGGTCAAAACTTTCTTGTAGAGCAATTTAGCACGGCACTGGTTCCCAGTATAAGGCTCATGGATATTCGCTACCGCAGTATTCAACAGGAACCCATCTTGGCAATGGGGGCATCGGAATTCCCGGATCAGTCCCCCTTGCCGATGGCGCCCCTAGAGGTGGCGCAGATTGTTAAAAACCTAGGAGGAGGTCAAGCCTTTCTCAATGAGGCCTTTACAATTGCCAATTTTAGACAACAGCGCCGTCAAGGACTCTACCCTGTAATCCATTTGGCCACTCACGCTGAGTTTCAACCAGGAGCTGCAGAAAATTCCTACATTGCTTTTAGGGATGGGCGATTGAATCTTTTGCAGTTCCAAGGCTTACAGCTTAACCGTCCCCAAGCAGAATTTTTGACCCTCAGTGCCTGCCGCACGGCGGTTGGAGATTTGGATGCAGAACTGGGGTTTGCGGGTCTGGCGGTACAGGCGGGGGCGAAGTCGGTGCTGGCCAGTTTGTGGTATGTCAGCGATGAGGGGACGTTGGCGCTGATGACTACTTTCTACGATTTGTTAAATACGGTACCCATTAAGGCCGAGGCGCTACGGCAAGCGCAGCTAGCGATGCTGCGCGGCAATATTCGCATCCAGGACAATGAACTGCAAACAATTCGTGGCCGCATCCCGTTACCCCCAGAAGTTACCCAAGGGGCTGGTCGTCGTTCCCTCGATCATCCCTACTACTGGGCTGCTTTTACAATGGTAGGGGTTCCATGGTAG